The Isachenkonia alkalipeptolytica genome has a window encoding:
- a CDS encoding ABC-F family ATP-binding cassette domain-containing protein, with translation MINVTNVSLRFSDKKLFEEVNMKFTPGNCYGVIGANGAGKSTFLKILSGEVEPNTGEVSMTPGERMAVLKQDHYQYDEDGVLDIVMMGHERLYQIMKEKDAIYTKGDFTEEDGVRAAELEAEFAELDGWDAEVSAEKLLMGLGITKDQHGEQLKNLDGSDKVKVLLAQALFGNPDILLLDEPTNHLDFKAITWLENFLMDYEKTVIVVSHDRHFLNTVCTHMVDIDFNKAKMFVGNYDFWYESSQLALRMMKDQNKKKEEKVKELQNFIARFSSNASKAKQATSRKKMLEKLTIEDIQPSTRRYPFVGFTPDREAGKEILNVDGISKTINGEKILNNISFTLRKGDKVILLGESAVAKTTLLEILMGNMEADTGTYQWGTTTSQSYLPSDNSAYFEGLGLTLVDWLRQYSEEKDETYIRGFLGKMLFSGEEAMKKTDVLSGGERVRCMLSRMMLSGANILLLDEPTNHLDLESIQAVNNGLMAFKGTLLFTSHDYKFIETVANRIIEITPNGIVDRMMSFDEYINDDKLQKEVSKLYKAS, from the coding sequence TTGATTAATGTAACCAATGTAAGTTTAAGATTTTCCGATAAAAAACTATTCGAAGAGGTGAATATGAAATTCACCCCGGGGAACTGCTACGGGGTGATCGGGGCCAACGGCGCGGGAAAATCCACGTTTTTAAAGATTTTGTCGGGAGAGGTGGAACCCAATACCGGCGAGGTTTCCATGACCCCCGGGGAGCGAATGGCGGTACTAAAGCAGGATCATTATCAGTATGATGAAGACGGGGTCCTGGATATTGTGATGATGGGTCATGAAAGACTGTATCAGATCATGAAGGAAAAGGATGCGATTTACACCAAAGGAGATTTTACCGAGGAAGACGGTGTACGGGCGGCGGAACTGGAAGCGGAATTTGCGGAATTGGACGGCTGGGACGCCGAGGTCAGTGCGGAAAAACTGTTGATGGGTCTTGGAATTACCAAGGATCAGCACGGGGAGCAACTGAAAAACCTGGACGGTTCCGATAAAGTAAAGGTGCTACTGGCCCAGGCCCTGTTTGGAAATCCGGATATTTTACTACTGGATGAGCCTACCAACCACTTGGATTTTAAAGCCATAACCTGGTTGGAAAACTTTTTAATGGACTATGAAAAAACCGTCATCGTGGTATCCCATGATCGACACTTTTTAAATACCGTATGTACCCATATGGTGGATATTGATTTTAATAAAGCAAAAATGTTTGTAGGGAACTATGATTTCTGGTATGAATCCAGTCAATTAGCCCTTCGAATGATGAAGGACCAGAATAAGAAAAAGGAAGAGAAGGTAAAGGAGCTGCAAAACTTTATTGCAAGGTTCAGCTCCAATGCTTCCAAGGCCAAGCAGGCCACCTCTCGAAAGAAAATGCTGGAAAAGCTCACCATTGAAGATATTCAGCCTTCCACCCGGCGCTATCCCTTCGTGGGATTTACCCCGGACCGGGAAGCGGGAAAGGAAATTCTCAATGTGGATGGAATCTCCAAAACCATCAACGGGGAAAAAATATTGAACAATATTTCCTTTACCCTTCGAAAGGGAGATAAGGTGATTTTGCTGGGGGAAAGCGCCGTGGCGAAAACCACATTACTGGAAATTCTGATGGGGAATATGGAGGCAGACACCGGAACCTATCAATGGGGAACCACTACGTCCCAGTCCTACCTGCCCAGCGATAACAGTGCGTACTTTGAAGGTCTTGGCCTGACCCTGGTGGACTGGTTGCGACAGTACTCCGAGGAAAAGGATGAAACCTATATCCGGGGCTTCCTGGGGAAAATGCTTTTTTCCGGAGAGGAAGCCATGAAAAAAACCGATGTGTTGTCGGGAGGGGAGCGGGTGCGGTGCATGCTCTCCCGAATGATGCTTTCCGGGGCGAACATTTTATTGCTGGACGAACCGACAAATCACTTGGATTTGGAGTCCATTCAAGCGGTAAACAACGGATTGATGGCTTTTAAAGGCACTTTACTGTTTACTTCCCATGACTATAAATTCATTGAAACCGTGGCCAATCGCATCATCGAAATCACGCCGAACGGCATTGTGGACCGAATGATGAGTTTTGATGAATACATCAATGATGATAAGTTGCAAAAAGAAGTCAGTAAGCTTTACAAAGCCAGCTAA